The following proteins are encoded in a genomic region of Acipenser ruthenus chromosome 4, fAciRut3.2 maternal haplotype, whole genome shotgun sequence:
- the LOC117400233 gene encoding polyadenylate-binding protein 1-like: MNPSAPSYPMASLYVGDLHPDVTEAMLYEKFSPAGPILSIRVCRDMITRRSLGYAYVNFQQPADAERALDTMNFDVIKGKPVRIMWSQRDPSLRKSGVGNIFIKNLDKSIDNKALYDTFSAFGNILSCKVVCDENGSKGYGFVHFETQEAAERAIEKMNGMLLNDRKVFVGRFKSRKEREAELGARAKEFTNVYIKNFGEDMDDEKLKEIFGPALSIRVMTDDSGKSKGFGFVSFERHEDAQKAVDEMNGKEVNGKQIYVGRAQKKVERQTELKRKFEQMKQDRMTRYQGVNLYVKNLDDGIDDERLRKEFTPFGTITSAKVMMEGGRSKGFGFVCFSSPEEATKAVTEMNGRIVATKPLYVALAQRKEERQAHLTNQYMQRMASVRAVPNPVINPYQPAPPSGYFMAAIPQAQNRAAYYPTSQLAQLRPSPRWTTQGVRPQHFQGMPNALRPSAPRAPTFSAMRPTSSQGVPRVMSAQRVATQTMGPRPATTSVAAAAAPGVRGVPQYKYAAGVRNPQQHLNSQTQVSMQQPAVHVQGQEPLTASMLASAPPQEQKQMLGERLFPLIQAMHPSLAGKITGMLLEIDNSELLHMLESPESLRSKVDEAVAVLQAHQAKEAAQKSVTNSGGVPSV, translated from the exons ATGAATCCCAGCGCTCCGAGCTACCCGATGGCCTCCCTGTATGTCGGCGATCTCCACCCAGATGTAACCGAGGCCATGCTGTATGAGAAATTCAGTCCCGCTGGGCCCATCCTCTCGATTCGGGTATGCAGGGACATGATCACCCGAAGGTCCCTTGGATATGCCTATGTCAACTTCCAGCAACCAGCCGATG CTGAGCGTGCTTTGGACACCATGAACTTTGATGTCATCAAGGGAAAGCCTGTGCGTATCATGTGGTCTCAACGCGACCCTTCTTTGAGGAAGAGTGGAGTGGGCAACATCTTCATCAAGAACCTGGACAAATCCATAGATAACAAAGCTCTATATGACACCTTCTCTGCCTTTGGAAATATCCTCTCCTGTAAG GTGGTATGTGATGAAAATGGATCAAAGGGATATGGATTTGTGCACTTTGAAACCCAGGAAGCTGCAGAGAGAGCCATTGAAAAGATGAACGGCATGCTTCTCAATGACCGAAAAGT ATTTGTTGGCCGTTTCAAATCTCGCAAGGAGCGTGAGGCCGAGCTTGGAGCTAGGGCAAAGGAGTTCACAAACGTGTACATCAAGAACTTTGGAGAGGACATGGATGATGAGAAGCTTAAAGAAATTTTTG GACCAGCCTTGAGTATCAGAGTAATGACTGATGACAGTGGAAAGTCAAAGGGCTTTGGCTTTGTCAGCTTTGAGAGACATGAAGATGCACAAAAA GCCGTGGATGAGATGAATGGGAAAGAGGTCAATGGAAAACAAATCTACGTTGGCCGTGCTCAGAAGAAAGTGGAACGCCAGACAGAGCTTAAGCGCAAGTTTGAGCAAATGAAGCAGGACAGAATGACACGGTACCAG GGTGTTAATCTGTATGTGAAAAATCTTGATGATGGCATCGACGATGAGCGTCTGCGCAAGGAGTTTACACCATTTGGTACCATTACTAGTGCTAAG gttaTGATGGAGGGTGGTCGTAGCAAGGGCTTTGGCTTTGTGTGTTTCTCCTCCCCGGAGGAAGCCACCAAGGCTGTGACTGAAATGAACGGCAGGATTGTCGCTACCAAGCCTCTGTACGTTGCTCTGGCACAGCGCAAGGAGGAGCGACAAGCTCACCTTACCAACCAGTACATGCAGAGGATGGCCAGTGTCAGAGCTGTTCCAAACCCAGTCATCAACCCTTACCAGCCTGCACCTCCTTCTGGATATTTTATGGCAGCTATTCCACAG GCTCAGAACCGAGCTGCATACTACCCAACAAGTCAGCTTGCACAGCTGAGACCTAGCCCTCGCTGGACTACACAGGGTGTGAGGCCCCAGC aTTTCCAAGGCATGCCCAATGCCCTCCGCCCTTCAGCCCCAAGAGCACCAACCTTCAGTGCAATGAGACCAACTTCCTCTCAGGGGGTTCCACGTGTGATGTCCGCTCAGCGAGTCG CAACGCAGACGATGGGACCACGCCCTGCCACCACTTCTGTGGCTGCTGCAGCTGCTCCTGGGGTCAGAGGTGTTCCACAGTACAAGTATGCTGCCGGAGTCCGCAATCCTCAGCAGCATCTCAACAGTCAGACACAGGTTTCCATGCAGCAG CCTGCTGTCCATGTGCAAGGCCAGGAACCTTTGACTGCTTCCATGCTAGCCTCTGCTCCTCCACAGGAGCAAAAGCAGATGCTGG GCGAGCGTCTGTTCCCACTGATCCAGGCAATGCATCCCAGTCTGGCTGGAAAAATCACTGGAATGCTTCTGGAGATTGACAACTCTGAGCTGCTCCACATGCTGGAGTCTCCAGAGTCTCTGAGATCCAAG GTTGATGAAGCTGTAGCTGTACTGCAGGCCCATCAGGCCAAAGAGGCTGCACAGAAATCTGTAACCAATTCAGGTGGTGTTCCAAGTGTCTAA